Proteins found in one Pelobacter seleniigenes DSM 18267 genomic segment:
- a CDS encoding peptidylprolyl isomerase, with amino-acid sequence MPMSTQPVVKVQTNKGEIVIELNAEKAPISTENFLKYARDGFYEQTIFHRVIPGFMIQGGGFTAEMAQKKTAGQIKNEAHNGLKNTRGSIAMARTQVVDSATCQFFINLVNNSFLDHQGTAPNQYGYAVFGQVTAGMEVVDAIAQVPTGTQGYHQDVPKEPVLIESVSIEQ; translated from the coding sequence ATGCCAATGAGCACTCAACCCGTGGTGAAAGTCCAGACCAACAAGGGAGAGATCGTCATTGAACTGAATGCCGAAAAAGCCCCGATCAGCACTGAAAACTTTCTAAAATATGCGCGTGACGGTTTTTATGAGCAGACAATCTTTCACCGCGTCATTCCCGGTTTCATGATCCAGGGGGGCGGGTTTACCGCAGAGATGGCGCAGAAAAAAACCGCCGGACAGATTAAAAACGAAGCCCACAACGGCCTGAAGAATACCCGTGGCTCCATTGCCATGGCCCGCACTCAGGTCGTTGACAGCGCCACCTGCCAGTTTTTCATCAACCTGGTCAATAACAGTTTCCTCGACCATCAGGGCACCGCTCCCAATCAATACGGTTACGCCGTTTTCGGCCAGGTCACGGCAGGAATGGAGGTGGTCGATGCCATTGCCCAGGTTCCCACCGGCACCCAGGGTTACCACCAGGATGTGCCAAAAGAGCCAGTCCTGATCGAAAGCGTTTCCATTGAGCAGTAA
- a CDS encoding manganese efflux pump MntP family protein: MDILTLIGIAVALAMDAFAVALAAGLSLPKLTGRHLFRFAFHFGLFQALMPILGWAAGISLRRQIETFDHWLAFILLFLIGAKMLRDSWQKEEETEPGDPTRGLSLVMLSIATSIDALAVGLSLAVLGVEIWTPSLVIGFTACLLTLCGMLLGRRLGSSWGPRVERLGGALLIVIGLKILIEHTLLK, from the coding sequence ATGGACATTCTAACCCTGATCGGAATCGCCGTGGCCTTGGCCATGGACGCTTTTGCCGTGGCCTTGGCCGCCGGCCTGAGCCTGCCCAAACTGACCGGCCGGCACCTGTTTCGATTCGCTTTTCATTTCGGCCTGTTTCAGGCTCTGATGCCGATTCTGGGCTGGGCTGCGGGAATCAGCCTGCGCCGGCAGATTGAAACCTTTGATCACTGGCTGGCCTTTATTCTGCTGTTCCTGATCGGCGCAAAAATGCTCCGCGATTCCTGGCAAAAAGAAGAGGAGACAGAACCGGGAGATCCGACCCGGGGCCTGTCCCTGGTCATGCTATCCATTGCCACCAGTATCGACGCGCTGGCCGTCGGCCTCAGCCTGGCCGTGCTCGGAGTCGAGATCTGGACACCGTCCCTGGTCATCGGTTTCACCGCCTGCCTGCTGACCCTCTGCGGCATGCTGTTGGGAAGACGTTTGGGCAGCAGTTGGGGACCACGAGTGGAACGCCTGGGTGGCGCGCTGCTGATCGTCATCGGGCTGAAGATTTTAATCGAACATACATTGTTAAAATGA
- a CDS encoding agmatine deiminase family protein, which produces MEKTPYQIRRLPAEWEEQDAVLLAWPHRNSDWCDLLAEVQQTYLELTRQLTRVSKVIIATPEPKAVEKVLREHGVAMNAVMIFAVATDDTWARDFGPITVYAGEQPLLLDFGFNGWGLKFAAAADNQITRNLHQAGCFGQTALETIGLILEGGSIESDGNGTLLTTSDCLLNPNRNPHLGREQLAEQLTELFGTDHLLWLDHGWLAGDDTDSHIDTLARLCPDDSIVYVRCDDPADEHFPALQRMQEQLHSFTTRAGKPYRLLPLPWPSACFDDGERLPATYANFLVINQLVLVPTYADKADSEALAVIAQAFPGYEIVGIDCRPLIRQHGSLHCITMQIPKGVLK; this is translated from the coding sequence ATGGAAAAGACCCCTTATCAAATCCGTCGGCTTCCGGCCGAATGGGAAGAGCAAGATGCCGTGCTGCTGGCCTGGCCGCACCGAAATTCAGACTGGTGCGACCTGCTGGCCGAGGTGCAGCAGACCTACCTGGAATTGACTCGGCAGCTGACCAGGGTCAGCAAGGTCATCATCGCCACTCCGGAACCGAAGGCTGTTGAAAAAGTGCTGCGAGAACATGGCGTCGCCATGAACGCGGTCATGATTTTTGCAGTTGCTACCGATGACACCTGGGCCAGGGATTTCGGCCCGATCACGGTTTACGCCGGGGAGCAGCCACTATTACTCGATTTCGGCTTCAACGGTTGGGGATTGAAATTTGCCGCCGCGGCCGACAACCAGATCACCCGTAACCTGCATCAGGCCGGCTGTTTCGGGCAGACCGCACTGGAAACCATCGGTCTGATTCTGGAAGGGGGCAGTATCGAAAGCGATGGCAACGGCACCCTGCTGACCACCAGTGACTGCCTGCTCAACCCTAACCGCAACCCTCACCTGGGGCGGGAGCAACTCGCCGAACAGCTCACCGAACTATTCGGCACAGATCATCTCCTTTGGCTCGACCACGGCTGGCTGGCAGGTGACGACACCGATTCCCATATCGATACCCTGGCCCGGCTCTGCCCGGATGACAGCATTGTCTATGTTCGCTGTGACGATCCGGCGGATGAACATTTCCCGGCCCTGCAAAGGATGCAAGAACAGTTGCACAGCTTCACCACCAGAGCGGGGAAACCTTACCGACTCCTGCCCCTGCCCTGGCCGTCTGCCTGTTTCGATGACGGCGAGAGGCTGCCGGCAACCTATGCCAATTTCCTGGTGATCAATCAGCTGGTGCTGGTGCCGACCTATGCCGATAAGGCGGACAGCGAAGCCCTCGCGGTTATCGCCCAGGCTTTCCCCGGCTACGAAATCGTCGGCATTGATTGCCGCCCTCTGATCAGGCAACATGGCTCCCTGCACTGCATTACCATGCAGATCCCGAAAGGAGTTCTGAAATGA
- a CDS encoding carbon-nitrogen hydrolase — MRTLPIGLVQHSCQEDRQANIDKSLQGIRQAAAQGARLVILQELHCGPYFCQTEDPALCNLAEPIPGPATEQFGALAKELNLVLVLSLFEKRAAGVYHNTAVVLENDGSIAGKYRKMHIPDDPGYYEKFYFTPGDLGFNPIQTSLGRLGVLVCWDQWYPEAARLMALAGAEILIYPTAIGFDPADSQAEQQRQRDAWITIQRSHAVANGIPVVAVNRVGFEADPSGQTAGARFWGHSFVAGGQGEILLQAGDQEDVLTLELDLDRSEQIRRIWPFLRDRRIDAYQDILKRVRD; from the coding sequence ATGAGAACCTTGCCCATCGGCCTCGTTCAGCACAGCTGCCAGGAAGACCGTCAGGCCAACATCGACAAAAGCCTCCAGGGAATTCGTCAGGCAGCAGCACAGGGCGCCCGGCTGGTTATTTTGCAGGAACTGCATTGCGGTCCCTATTTCTGTCAGACCGAAGATCCCGCGCTGTGCAATCTGGCAGAACCCATTCCCGGTCCGGCCACCGAGCAGTTCGGAGCGCTGGCCAAAGAGCTGAACCTGGTTCTGGTGCTCTCCCTGTTCGAAAAAAGAGCGGCCGGGGTCTATCACAACACCGCGGTGGTGTTAGAAAACGACGGCAGCATTGCCGGGAAATATCGCAAGATGCACATCCCGGACGATCCGGGCTACTACGAAAAATTCTATTTTACTCCCGGCGACCTCGGTTTCAACCCGATCCAGACCTCCCTCGGCAGGCTCGGGGTATTGGTCTGCTGGGATCAGTGGTATCCTGAAGCAGCCCGCCTGATGGCCCTGGCCGGAGCGGAAATCCTCATCTATCCGACGGCCATCGGTTTCGATCCGGCCGATTCCCAAGCAGAGCAACAGCGCCAGCGGGACGCCTGGATCACGATTCAGCGCAGCCACGCGGTTGCCAATGGGATCCCCGTGGTTGCGGTCAACCGGGTCGGTTTTGAAGCCGACCCCAGCGGCCAGACTGCCGGGGCCCGTTTTTGGGGTCACAGTTTCGTGGCCGGTGGACAAGGGGAAATCCTACTGCAGGCCGGTGATCAGGAAGACGTCCTGACCCTGGAACTCGATCTGGACCGAAGCGAACAGATCCGCCGGATCTGGCCGTTTTTGCGCGATCGCCGAATCGATGCCTATCAGGACATTTTGAAAAGAGTGCGGGATTAA